AAAACAAAACCaataatacatatttatatataaaaacaacCCAAATTTTCCATTAATCTCACTCTCtcatctttctcttctctcttctcttcttcactatcccactttatatatatgaatatatattgaaTAGTTATTAGAATCCTCAGTTCGCCATTAAAATCCTCTCCTACCTTTTCATCTATCAATCTCATTTGTATCCTAAAAACTCCCTTACTCTCATTGATTTTCATTCCACCAAACATGATTTtctcttcaaaaagaaaaaaaccaatacccattattgttattgttagtgttGAGTTTTATTCGCTTCTAATTCTGAGATAGAGCGAGATTACCCATTTTTCATTTTTGTGGGGTTTTCTCCATTATTGAAGCACCACCAGAAAATGGTTATTCCATATCTGCTTCTTCTTTTGGTGGTTGTGGTTTGTGCATTCGTGGTGGTTCGTATGCTTTTGTACAGAACTGGGTTGGTTTATATTGTGAACAAATGGTGGGGAGCTATGGAGGATTGCTTTCATGTCTTCCAATCATTCAAAGTCCCCGAAATCAATGAAGACACCATGCAAGAAAATCAGCTTTACAGAAAAGTTTCAGATTATTTGAACTCCTTGACCGCAATCGAGGACTCCGATTTCACCAACCTCATCACCGGGAAAAAGTCCAACGAGATCGTCCTCAAGCTCGATCCAAACCAGAAAATCGAAGACCATTTTCTCGGGGCGAAACTTGTTTGGGTGAACGAAGGAAAGGGCGATAAAATCGACGGTAGAAACTTGGTGCTCAAGATTCGTAAAGCTGACAAGCGTAGAATCTTAAGGCCGTATCTTCAACATATACACACCGTTGCCGATGAGGTTGAGCAGAGAAGAAGAGATTTGAAGCTTTATATGAACATATCTTCCGGTCATCATCAGAATGGACGGTGGAGATCTATCCCATTCAGTCATCCCTCCACCTTCGAGACAATCGCCATGGAAGCCGATCTCAAAGCCAAGGTAAAATCCGACCTCGAATCTTTTCTCAAAGCCAAACAATATTACCACAGATTAGGTCGCGTTTGGAAACGAAGCTATCTATTATACGGCCCATCCGGCACCGGAAAAACAAGCTTCGTCGCCGCCATGGCCAATTTCCTCGGATACGACGTCTACGATCTCGATCTTTCCAAAGTTTCCGACGACTCCGATCTAAAAATCCTACTGTTGCAGACGACGGCAAAGTCGGTGATCGTCATCGAGGATCTTGACCGGTTCTTGATCGGGAAACCGACAGACGTGACATTGCCCGGCGTGTTGAGCTTCATGGATGGCTTGTTGAGCTCGTGTGTTGCAGAGGAGAGAATCATGGTGTTCACGACGAACGGGAAGGAGAACCTTGACCAGGCAATACTCCGTCCGGGTCGGGTCGATGTCCACATCCATTTCCCTTTGTGTGATTTTACCGCTTTTAAAAATTTGGCAAATAGTTATTTGGGTCTCAAAGAACACAAGCTTTTTCCTCAAGTGGAAGAGATTTTCCAAAACGGGTCGAGTTTGAGCCCTGCCGAGATCGGAGAACTCATGATTGCGAACCGGAACTCGCCTAGTCGAGCCATCAAAACGGTCATTACGGCGTTGCAAACGGACGGTGATGGGCGGGGGAACGGGAAAATCGGACGGAGGAGTTACGTGGAGGAATCGGGTCAACCCGGTGGGGTTTTTTGCGAAGGGGTTCACTCGGTTAAAGATATTCGGAAACTCTACGGATTCTTGCGGATGAAAAGTGGTGCAAGATCCTCTCAGTCGTTCGATTCGGGTTCGCAAAAGGATGGATGATTCGGGTAGCGGAGCTCCGAAAGTGACCCGACACATGTCGCGTGCCTATTGGGTGCTTAAAAAAATGAATGCTCAATTGGCTGTATATGTATGTGGATAGgggttaaggaaaaaggaggggCTAAGGGGGTATTATGAAACACTTGTTTATAACGACTCAATCGGGAAAATTTGTGGCCTAAATCAGAAGCTGATAGTGCCATAATattcttgttattatttttttggttGGTTAATATAATTTGGTAGTTTTGGGTATAGGAATGTCATCAGCCTTTGTATATTGAAAAGATTAGGTTTTTATCATTAGAAGAATGGAAGCATATCCACATTGTGATTGTGGCACAGTTTTTCAATTACTATTCTTTCAATTTTATGGTTGGTTTTTGAATATGTACGCACAGTTTGATGAGAAAGATCACAATTGTTAGATTTTGTTTAATCATATCAtatgaaacaaaaacaaaaactacTCACCTCTTCTACTTTAGAGATacccttatatttatatttttgtaaaatgaaCCTGCAAAATCAGATAGTGAATTATTACTTATGATGGAACTGAAAGGAAAGAACTATTTTGGACTTATTCCCATGATGGAAATGCATGTGACCAGAGTAGTGATATTAATTGGTTGGGGCTGTATCTTCCATCttaataataacaaaaattcattcaaaaataaataaataagaagtAGAATGAAATGATAGTACTTTGTTTGAATTGAACGAGCACCCTGTATTTTTCTGCTCTCATCATTAGTGACGATACATATTGGCCTTTTTCTTGATAGAGTTCAATCAACTTTGTAAAGGCAGTTGCTTGCTGCTACGTGCGTTTGCAAATACTTTACTGTTCATCAATAATTGATTCTGTAAGTTGTCACACACCACGtatttagttattattattttttcgtttaagattttttttaaacaaaaaacttTATATAAAAGAAAAGGAAGCTAATTAAGGAAGATTCTTGCTAGGGAAGGGCTGAGGCCTATGAAAAAGACCTTAGAGCTGATAATGGAGAAATGAAATTGTCATCAAAATTAGATATATTTGTTATTTTGCCACCCAACTTTGATGTTTTTGGAATCGAATCTTGTACTCTTTGGTATCACTAGCACTAGCCTGTCATTTTCCTTATAAATTTCCCTAATcactgaaataaaaaaaataaagatagaatTAAAATTAAAGAATGATGTTATAATTACCTTgaaactttcttttatttatgaaattttgttcctttttttaatttgttattcCTCCAATTTAGGGATTGGGGAGAATATATGTGATATCACTTCCATATAAAAAAAAGTGGGCAGATTACACTTAAATTATTGAGTTTAAGCATTTTCTTCattcaaatatttttatatttaacagaatatttatatatttaatagaatattataAATTGTAAACATACTTaaacttatatatataattaaacaaattaaaattagatgttttaataaaacaataaaaccatacattttatatcttaaataaaatttaattaaacttaaacttaaactacTATCAACTAACAACaaacttctttaaaaaaaaactagcaacaaacttaaatttaaaatgcacgtataatattaatattatattaaatatataatatataatttttttattgccaatattatattaaaaaattagaacaaacataaacttaaacaaaaattaattagttaattaaaatatgatatttttaagatgttttatgataatttaaataattaaatcatgtttatttaaaaataaaaaagtcacatgtatcattttattttattttataaatttgtgtgatagtttgtttttttatcaaatgattaaagctctttttcttcatcaaattcaacaAGTGACACTGAGATATACATTATAAACTAAAAAACCGTCAATTACACATTGTTTCGACCTAGTATATATAATACATACTAAAAACTTGCAAAATGTCACTAACAATATATATACGGAAATACATAGAATATTTTGAAGAAAAACTATATTAGATAATGCCCCTTTTAAAAGGGAAAGAAATTAATAGAGGTCGCCTGCTATTATGATCAAAGTTTAGTAGTGAATgactgtttttttttaatttcatttagccttgtattttaacgACTAATTAGTTGACACAGCCTGACATATCAACTTAATAAGCTAGTCTAAAGAAACTATCAACATGTTTATTAGCATCATTTATCAATTATAAGTTCACATATTTCATTTTCTAAAATTACATGTACATTTCAaccattaaaatattttttttttgacaaatccattaaaatatattttacatGTGTACTTAGTTATCATTTTGGTTCATCAACTTATCATTTACTTATCAGTCTATGATCCACATAAAATAACGGGAATTTTACATAAAATGCAAAAATTAGCAAATCTTTTACAATTTTAATGTCAAGcaaaattttaaacttttttacTGTTACTAATTAACTTGTATactattatataaatttaaatattacacAAATACTATTTACACCCTACCGCTTACTTCATCGTCATTTCTAAGCATtgtaagtaatttttttatttcttccACTCTCTTCAAATATACAAAGTGCCCTATTCTCACTCACCAAAATCAAtgtttattttacatttttattgTTTACGGTCTTTCTACTTATTATTCTACTTTTTTTTGTCCTATCAATCTATtgttgttgattatttttattctcaACCTTCCACTTTATTggttattattatatgatgtgtaGAAtgcaatttaataaaataatgtgATATTCTAAAAAAAGACGGCTTTCAACAACTAGCAAGTGATAATAATAACACTCTACCTACTTCTTCTTCCTACacattttaatcatttattttctTGCACGTTGCCCAATACCTCATACCTATTTCAGTTTCTATTCATCTTCtccattttttctcttttttttttcttaagataTCAATATAGTTTTTTGATCTCATATTCTTCATAATAGTCACTACTTAGACAAACTCTGGTTCTACCTCTCCATTTGCAAATAAAGCTCTCACTCTCGTGTTGTTACTTTTAAGTTTATGTTGTATTGTTTGTTATTTGTCTTAATGTTGTTGTTATACATATTACTTTTATGTTGTTtatttgttgtttttattttagcatatcaatattatttttatattataaagtcatatttatttttagaTGTTTTGTAGTTATTGTTTAGTTGCTTTCAGCTTTtaagtttgttttatttctttttgaAGATTACAAATGATAAAAATGTTGATCATACGgttcaaataataatttttttttcattttagatGGGATGAGTAAACATGTTGTTGATGATACACTGctcattctctctcttttttcATTTCTTGTGTCCAACACCTCTGTCTCCATCTCATTCTTTCTTtcattccttcttcttcttcatatttttaAGACAATGTTGCATTGCTGTTAGTTTTACGTTGACTATACAGGTGTCAGGATCATCGACAACAATGTCAACACAACATGCCAACAACCCCACAACAACAATgttttaaattgaaattaaaatATACTCTACTTGTTTTCATTATACTATCCAAAATTTCAATTCAGTGTTTTCCCTTCCAAATTTTGAAAACAACCAGAAAGCAACCAGACAATAacaaaatttgatgaataaaTTAGACCATCAACAAATTTTCTACAAATATAAACTAACAAATTAGaagttatttagaatattttggagattcaatttTTGCGCAATTGAATATTTGGGTTTCAATTTTTaccaatttttttgtttcaatTTTGCAAATTGAATGTTTTTCTCGGTTGTTGCCTTGAGATCTTGTTGTGGTTTTTGGTACCGTTGCTTTGCAAAGCTTGATTGCGCGACATCCATGGAGATTTTTCGTTGCTCTGAGGTTCTTTGACATAGGTGATCAGCGAAGGAGAGGCTCCCTAATCACTACTGACTCATATGTTTCTAAAAAAATTGGTATTGTATTTTGGTTGAATTTCTATTGATTTTCCCCCTGCTTGGTGGTAAAAAAGTACGGTGATTTTCTGTTTTTGGCTGCCAGAATTTTTCAAGGTTGTGgttaattatttatttggttGTTGTCGGTGAATAGGTCTCGTAGAAAAGGGATTGATTATCGGTGAATGAGTCTTATAGTTGATTTTTGAGCTTTGTAGGATGGATTTTTAGTAGCATTGATGGTTGGTGTTGATGGTGTTTGCTATAGTTGTGACTGCCGACTGGAGCTTTAGTCTTTCATGCAAAACGCCTCTACTGAAAAATAAGTCGTATAAAAGTTATTATAATTGTGTTATCATAAATTGTGAAACCAAATATGGGGGACCatatatttgtttttcttttttttgcttTATTTTGTGTTTACATGATAAAACCCCTAAAATAATTTGTACCTTCTTTCCAttctaatatatatttttatctaaTAAAGGAAAAAAGTGGTTTTAACTTTGTCTTTCAATTTTAGCATAAATACCTGTGAGTTTTTTTGCCttttcacaaaagaaaaaaaaatccttaTTAAGTCACATAAATAGTAGTAATTGAGTTCTTATAGTTTATTTTttgaatggttttttttttatatacaatatGACGTGTACATTTTTATTTTAGGTTCATAACATAAAGAAAAGTACTAAAATTTTCTAaagaaaactttaaattttactaaaaataattaattgttattGTTTTTGAAACTCAAAGACTTGAttgcaaaataataataataataatcttaaGAATTATATTGTCGAATAATAAAAATCCCAAGAACAGGTTATGCTAAATTTGAAATTTACCATATTAAATCTACAAATTAGTTTAATTACGTTATAATTATAGATATATGATTTTAATTGAATATTAAAATTTTCCACAGAGCTCAAATGAGATTGCAAATTACCTAATTATTTTAACTTACATTTTAAGGACAAATtttccaaatatatatttttagaaaagGTGGATGAagagaagaaatataaaatgtgagGTTTGATAAACAAATTAGGGGTGTTCATCAGTCCAGTTCGCACTATTTtgcttaaaatttatatgatCCGCATTGAGTGCATATTTTATGTTTAGATCCAATTCAACCGGCATAACAACTCTATTGACTAGTTTTTTCGCTAACAACTAATTATAATAAAGCTTAAAGAAATTAAAGTTGAGACACAGAGATTTATATTCAGGTTATGATGAtaaaccctagtccacgagtgaCTTGTATTATGATGATAAAAGCTTGGAGGTATCAAGCTTCTATGGGAGGTTTTAggtaggggtggcaatttgggtcacgacacgatgacacgacacgattaaggtaaacacgaacacgacacgtttaataatcgtgtcgtgttcgtgtttaccttaatcgtgtcgtgtcataatcgtgtcagacacgataacacgaatactttacataggttttatgattttttttcgtataattatgattaatcgTTTCATaatcgtgttcgtgtcgtgttgacccgtttaataatcgtatcgtgttcgtgttcgtatttttgacacgtttaataatcgtgtcgtgttcgtgtttaccttaatcgtgtcatgtcataatcgtgtcgacacgaatctgacacgtttacacgaattgccacccctagtTTTAGGCAGTGTTTTGGGAATGCTTTGAATACAAAAAATCTGGGATCCTTTACAATGTGTGCCGTAACCCTAATTATAGATGGCTGAGGTCAATTAATTCCCTAATGaaggttaattataattatgttccCTTAATGGGGTCTTAAATGGACAATAAATGATAATTACATCAATTAATGTGCTGGTGGGCCCCTGCGTATCTCAATGGGCCCAATTACGAGGTTTAAGTCCACTACTTTATGAGATAACACGCTCCTAATAGTGTCAGGATGGTAGCTGCATGTTTTCTCATGTCAGGCGGCGTTGCAAGACATCCTGCTTGTCACTTATACGAAGTCGACACCACGATTTGTACAATAGTGAA
This genomic interval from Humulus lupulus chromosome 8, drHumLupu1.1, whole genome shotgun sequence contains the following:
- the LOC133797451 gene encoding AAA-ATPase At2g46620 — encoded protein: MVIPYLLLLLVVVVCAFVVVRMLLYRTGLVYIVNKWWGAMEDCFHVFQSFKVPEINEDTMQENQLYRKVSDYLNSLTAIEDSDFTNLITGKKSNEIVLKLDPNQKIEDHFLGAKLVWVNEGKGDKIDGRNLVLKIRKADKRRILRPYLQHIHTVADEVEQRRRDLKLYMNISSGHHQNGRWRSIPFSHPSTFETIAMEADLKAKVKSDLESFLKAKQYYHRLGRVWKRSYLLYGPSGTGKTSFVAAMANFLGYDVYDLDLSKVSDDSDLKILLLQTTAKSVIVIEDLDRFLIGKPTDVTLPGVLSFMDGLLSSCVAEERIMVFTTNGKENLDQAILRPGRVDVHIHFPLCDFTAFKNLANSYLGLKEHKLFPQVEEIFQNGSSLSPAEIGELMIANRNSPSRAIKTVITALQTDGDGRGNGKIGRRSYVEESGQPGGVFCEGVHSVKDIRKLYGFLRMKSGARSSQSFDSGSQKDG